Proteins encoded by one window of Chanos chanos chromosome 7, fChaCha1.1, whole genome shotgun sequence:
- the LOC115817077 gene encoding microfibril-associated glycoprotein 4-like: MALNRNKLTFWLRMSQQELHRLENFYQLTQRKTFELRVDMEDFEGGMVHAQYSSFSIDSETEGYRLHVSGYTDGGAGDSLIIHNGQKFDRDQDTHSTLNCARSFLAAFWYSDCHNANLNGVYLWGSDGTHYAIGVEWSSWKGYSYSLKK, translated from the exons ATGGCGTTAAACCGTAACAAATTAACTTTCTGGCTCAGGATGAGTCAGCAAGAACTGCATC GACTGGAAAACTTCTACCAGCTGACTCAGAGGAAGACGTTTGAGCTGAGAGTAGACATGGAGGATTTTGAGGGAGGGATGGTTCATGCCCagtattcctctttctccatAGACTCTGAGACAGAGGGCTACAGACTGCATGTTAGTGGATACACTGATGGAGGTGCAG gtGACTCTCTGATAATTCACAATGGACAGAAGTTTGACAGAgaccaggacacacacagcacactgaacTGTGCCAGAAGTTTTCTTGCAGCATTCTGGTACTCTGATTGTCATAACGCCAATCTAAATGGCGTCTATCTGTGGGGGAGTGATGGCACTCATTATGCAATTGGTGTTGAATGGTCTTCCTGGAAAGGTTACAGCTACTCTCTGAAAAAATAA
- the LOC115816721 gene encoding microfibril-associated glycoprotein 4-like yields FQVGFVFALLLPLLAESVPVALNLYPLDCAELYENGHTLNGVYTIYPAGPNSPVHVYCDMGCEGVHGEEGQWTVIQRRMDGTVNFYRPWDQYRKGFGDSEGEYWLGLENIYQLTRRRKYELRVDMEDFEGGMVHAQYSSFSIDSETEGYRLHVSGYTDGGAGDSLTTHNGQKFSTFDRDQDTQGALNCARKYLGAFWYATCHNVNPNGVYLWGSDGTHYAIGVEWKTWKGYNYSLKKISMKIRPVP; encoded by the exons TTCCAGGTTGGCTTTGTATTTGCTCTACTGCTCCCCCTGCTGGCTGAGTCTGTGCCTGTCGCTCTAAATTTGTATCCATTGGATTGTGCAGAGCTCTACGAAAATGGTCACACTCTCAATGGAGTTTACACCATTTACCCTGCTGGACCTAACTCACCTGTGCATGTTTACTGTGACATGGGCTGTGAGGGAGTCCACGGAGAAGAGGGACAATGGACA GTGATTCAGAGGAGAATGGATGGAACAGTGAATTTCTACAGGCCCTGGGATCAATATAGGAAAGGCTTTggtgacagtgaaggagaataTTGGCTGG GGCTAGAAAACATCTACCAGCTGACTCGGAGAAGGAAGTATGAGCTGAGAGTGGACATGGAGGATTTTGAGGGAGGGATGGTTCATGCCCagtattcctctttctccatAGACTCTGAGACAGAGGGCTACAGACTGCATGTTAGTGGATACACTGATGGAGGTGCAG gtGACTCTCTGACAACTCACAATGGACAGAAGTTCTCCACTTTTGACAGAGACCAGGACACACAAGGTGCACTGAATTGTGCCAGAAAATATCTTGGAGCATTCTGGTACGCTACTTGTCATAACGTCAATCCAAATGGCGTCTACCTGTGGGGGAGTGATGGCACTCATTATGCAATTGGTGTTGAATGGAAAACCTGGAAAGGTTATAACTactctctgaaaaaaataagCATGAAAATCAGGCCAGTGCcataa